In the Primulina tabacum isolate GXHZ01 chromosome 7, ASM2559414v2, whole genome shotgun sequence genome, TTCCCTGCACAAGGATTCTCATAGTATAACAGTGTGAGTTTGTAACAAATTATTATTCTGAGGCAAGCTACACACAAGCTAAAAACTTGAAACCTCACTTTATGCTGTTTATTAATGAGAGCCGTATTTTTTCCAGGGTTTGTTTGTGTCAGGGGATTTGATAGGAAAACACGAGCACCGCGGCCTCTCATTGCCAGATTGCACTTTCCTGTGAGCAAGTTAGCCAAACGGAAAGGAGAGGCAGGACAAAATTAAAAGAAGGTCATCTTTATCATAAGTCATGGTAAGATTGTGAGCAAAGCAGCAGTGGGATGGTATCAAAGTCCCTCGGCAGCCTGGTTTTCTAAAAGCAATGGAAAATGATCacatatataaatttatcaCCTTGAGCTGAAACCGAGATTATATAAACCGTCAACGATTTTGTCCCTTGTAAGATGTGCACTTCCTTTTTTCCATCGATTCACATGAACTAGAAAATAAAATGGAAATCAAATGAATGTCGGCTCATCCAGTCAAAGAAAGTGGTTGGCGGAAGCTTTCCACTTCAAATAGAAGAGAAAATGCGTTTTTACACTGACAGGGGTTCTATAAAATAGAGCTCCcgccttcattctgaaatcatcccttcttcgagttttctctcatccgataagcatttgagtgcttagttctataacatttgtgaggtgttttgttctcctgtattaagagagtgacACAGTGAGTGAattgtacaccataaaatattatagacgtcaaattctgcacgtgggaccaacaagtggtatcagagtcttggtttaaaatttcttaaaattctgagtatgctctgtgctTGCAGcgtagactgatcttccacatcagaaaatattttttgagattttttatttaaggcaggattattttgtccagtctactaaaattgttgtagacataatgacgggaaggtacgagatagcaaaaaatggaagcaattttatgctgtggaaaataaagatacaagcagttttaagaaaggagaattgcttgacggctattggagatagaccggtagAGATTACGGATGATGGAAAACGGAATGAGATGAATAATAATGATGTtgtcaatttacacttggctatagcagacgaagttttgtcaagtatctctgagataaaaacagccaaaattatctgggatactctgacaaagatgtacgaggtcaagtcgctacacaacatgattttcctaaagagaaggctttatactcttcggatggcggaatcctcatcgatgaccgaccatatcaacacactaaatactctacGGATTCgggagcgacgtggcacatgacgtctcgaagagaatggtttgatcattatgaaccagtctcaggaggatctgtattcatgggaaatgatcatgccttgaaaTCGCTGGGATCGATActatcaaaataaagatgtttGATGGCAttattcgcaccatacaggaggtacgacatgtgaaagaaCTGACGAATAATCTTTTGTCCTGGGgacaattggatgacatcgggtgcaaaactcacATCGAGAAcaggatcatgaaaattgtgaagggtgcgCTTGTGATTATGAAGGTGGAAAAAGttatctgtatgtacttttgggagaaacacacaaagagacgGAACTagatgttgcatcaattggttcaggagaagaattgatagtgttatggcatagaaagctcgggcatatgtcaaaACGAggattgaaaattctctcagaacagaagctgctgccgggacttacaaaagtgtcactacctttttgtgagcactgtgttaccagtaaacaacacagattaaagtttggcacttctactgccaggagcaaaagtATATTGGAACTTATTCTTTCGGAtatttggcaagcaccggttgtatccctaggaggagcgagaaactttgtctcgttcattgatgatttctctaggagatgttgggtgtatccaatcaagaagaaatcagacgttttccaagtcttcaaagatttcaaagtgcaggttgaacttgattctgaaaagaaaatcaagtgtttgaagACTGACAaaggaggagaatataccagtgacgaacttgatgcatattgtcaacatgagggcatcaaaagacaattcacaacggcttacacacctcaacagaatggagtggcagaacggatgaacagaaccttgttggacagaacaagagatatgttgaggactgcatgtctagaaaagtcatttttggcggaagcagtcaaaaccgcttgttatattatcaatcgttctccttcagtggcgattgatctgaagactctgatggagatgtggacagggaagccgacagattattcttatttgcatacatttggaagtcttgtgtacgttctgtacaatgagcaagaaagatcgaagttggattcgaaatccagaaaatgtatcttattgggttatgctgatggagtaaaagAGTTTCgtttgtgggatcctactgatcacaagcttgtcatcagtatggatgttatcttcgaggaagataaagtaaagggagacaaaggcacaccgaattcagaaactactatttttcaagtggaaaataagacggacgaatgtcaagtttcttgtgaagcagtaccagggcacgaagaacaagaacatgttgagtctgaggtttccaatgtgaggcagtcaactcgacacagaagaccaccaggttggctttcagattatgtcactaaaagcaacattgcatattgtctattatcagaggatggtgagtcatcgagtttccacgatgCTACTCgaagctcggatgtatctttgtggatgatagcaatgcaagaagagttggaagCATTAGACagaaataaaacttgggatcttgttacactaccacgagggatgaaagccattggaaacagataTGTCTATAAGGtcaagcgtgatggcaataaccaagtggagcggtatcgtgctatattggtggtaaaagggtatgctcagaaagaaggcattgatttcaattagatattttctcatgtggttcgacttacaacagtcagaaTGGTGctggcattgtgtgcggtgtttgacctacatctagaacaatTAGATGTAAAAacggcatttcttcatggagatcttgaagaagaaatctatatgctccagccagaaggttttgcggaaataggcaaagagaacttggtttgcaggttgaacaaatctctgtacggtctcaaacaagcgCCGAGGtattggtacaagagatttgatttctatatcatgagccttggatacaacagattgagtacagacccttgtacatatttcaagaggtctggtgatgattatattattttgctgttgtatgtggacgacatgttggtagcaggccccaacaaagatcatgtccaaggattgaaggcacagttggctagggaatttgatatgaaggacttgggtccagcaaacaagattctagggatgcaagttcaccgaaacagaagtaacagaaagatttggctttcccagaaaaattatttgaagaaagtcttgccaCGCTTCAATATGCAAGACAGTAAGCCAATATCGACCCATCTTCCTGTTAATTTCAAGTTATCCttcgagatgtgtcctagcagtgtagcagagaggatggagatgtctcgaatactatatgcatcagcagtgggaagtttgatgttcaccatgatctgtacaagaccggacattgctcaagcagtaggagcagttagtcggtatatggcgaatcctggacgagagcattggagcactgtcaagaggatccttagatgcattaagggtacctcaaatTCCGCATTATGTTATGaaggatcagattttacactcaggggctatgtcgattcagattatgcaggtgatcctgataagagaaaaTCTATTACTGGCTATGTGTTTACAATTGCAGgaggagcagtaagctgggtttcaaaagtgcagacagttgtggcgttatctacaacagagacagaatacatggcagctactcaagcttgcaaggaggcaatatggattaaaaggttattggaggagatcgggcacaaacaagataatgttcttttgttttgtgatagtcatactttgcacatcgcaaggaatccagtCTTTCATTTCAGGACTAAACACAATGGAGTCCAATTTCACTTTGCGCGAAAAGTAGTAGAGGAAGGAAGCGTAGATATGCAGAAAATCCATACGAAGgacaacatagctgattttctgaccaagccagtgaataTTGacaagtttgagtggtgtagatcttCAAATGGCCTAgcggaaacgtaagcagcagggaatgacaagattgaaaagatgtgtggagatgtgtttaattctcaatcaaatctacaagtgggagaaatgtcggatCATCCAGTCAAAAAAAGTGGTTGGCAGAAGCTTCGTGGAAATTTCAAATAGAAGAGAAAATGCGTTTTTATACGCGTTTTCACACTGACATGGGTTGTATAAATAGACTtccccccttcattctgaaatcatcccttcttcgagttttctctcatcatataagcatttgagtgcttggttctataatatttgtgaggtgttttgttctcctgtattaagagagtgtgtgttctttttggaaacacagtgaatgagttgtacaccataaaatattatagtgaaaatcttttcatcttgcccgtggtttttacactaataatttttaggggttttccacgtaaatatcggtgtccagtttattctttattttcgggttttattatctcaaaatcCGCACGTGAGACCAACAATAAATTCGTGCAATCCAACTTACGTCTCATCAAGACATAATAGTTTGAAAAACGACCCTGCTTACAAAATATTAACTGCAAATTTGATGGATTCATCTTCACCTTTAGAAGACCAAGGGTGAATCTATCTACTTTAAGGATACATGATACTTACATATAGATTGGTCATTATTGGGGTTTAGTGCTAGAAATGTTGTGTAAATAATTTAGAAGTGCAAACGCCAAAATTGGGCATCCTAAGGAATCctcgttttttttttccctttagCATAATTGGGGAAGATATTTTGATATGGCTTTGAATCGGAGTAGGTGCATTACAAGCCAACTATTCCTTAATTTTGTTTCATAttctaaacatttttttatgtcaaataaattccatcaaaatatatatgttcTGTGTTTATATAACCATATATATTCTGGGCCATAATCCTTCTCAAGGAAAGGTTCTGCACATGCCCATCATAATACATTTTGAAGATAATACATTTGTAacaaaaattccataaaaagtCAACCCTGATTTTGCCCTAGCTGCCGCTCACATCGACCAAAACAGCTATTTTCAGGTAACATTTTTCGGCGAGGTCTTCTCCTCGGTTTTCGTGCCATAATAATCAATATGCCGTTATTGTTAGATGATCTTTATATCAAACAATTGTCTACTATCAATTATTTGGGATATATTTATTCTTTTGGTGGGGCAGATGGTTGATGGCTAATCCTCTAAATTTCAAGAGGGTGGAATTACTGCTTATGCAGCATCTATACCCAAACATAGCGCATCTGTTAAAACCTTAACCAATTAGCAACAAAAACATTTGTATTGCATCTTCTACCGAATCATCTTTTTCGACTAGAAGTAAATCGACAGAATCGAGAGTTCAAACACAGAAAGATGCACAAACTCACCATATCAGATATCATAGAATGCGTGTCTCAATGAAATTTCGTTTTATCTATCTAGTTTATATTAAAACCAATCGAGATCAATAACATCTCTAGCCTCTATGCATATAATCGATGAACAAATAGTTGGTTCGATAAATCGCACATACAAACAGAGAATGATGCTTGATAAACTCAGAGAGAAAGAGCTCATACCTTTGAAGGAGAAAACTGTGCCTTGTTAATAGTTTCTCAGGAAAtttggccaaaagtctcgctaTGGGGAGATGTATGAAAATTTTGCAGCGGTTTTAGTTTATGGATTTCCCTCCATTTTGGGGCCATATTTAAATAAGGACCCATTGCTTGGCGCGCTAGAGGAAAAGGAGAGATGGGCCGGGCTATCGGGTTTTCGGCCATATACGGCCCAACTTGGAAACTTCCTCACTAAATATCATTTTCACGTTTGAAAACTGGATTTCAAAAGAATATTAGTATTCGATgggattttattaaattaagtgaaattttcataaaattggTAAAATTTCATGGGATTTAAGttataaaaacaataattattttttatatgttcaaaaataatattttgttcttgataaaaatgtataagtatttgtataaatattattaaaaaataatctgAAAAAACAAGCAACACAACATTtttgaatataaataatattatttttaactgcgaaatcaaatttcaaattaCATAATTCcaatttcatgaatttaaaATCTAAATTCAATTCCAAGTCCCATTTTTTATACATCCAAATACTAGGttaataatttatcttttttcctttttctttcttctttttcgGATAATGGCTAAGAACATCTACATTGAGTTGTTCAATTGGTTGTTATAACATCAAATTTGTGTTAAAACCGATGCGAGTCATTTTATTCAATTGTCAACTCGGCAATCACATTCAAATAAATGAACAAGTTCAAATTTTTTGAGCGTTGAACCTCGTCGATGTCATCATTTGATTAAAAACACTATATATACTAATGAATGACTTAAATTCATGcgttatttttcaaaattcatgtttgacAAATCACTTGTCACAATTTCGAATTTTTATATAAGATGTCAAATAATTCTTTAATCTATGGGAGAAAAGGTTtttataatgaaataattatcCAATACTATCCATGCAATCAATATACAGTAGAAACCAAAGGGCAGTAACTGAATGTGTCACGAATCCATTTTCATATCTGTGGCTTGATTTTGTAGCTGAGTGAACGGATAATCTTGATCCTGCCAACTCTCAACTCCTGGCTGCAGCGACTCAATGTCCCAAGCATCTAATAACTCTTCGTTAAAACCAAAAGCCCGAGCATCAGAATTGGTAGGATTGCTCCAGAAATGTGCGGAGGAACGAGACATACCGGCAGTGGCTTCAAAGCCCGTGTTCCACACATTTTCTTGTTTGAAGCTACTTTCGGTTCTTAGCTTTGAAAATGCGGGTATACTCTTCCCTTTCGTGATATCTTTGGGAAAAGCGACAAAACTCTGACCAGGATTGGACTGTGGCCAACTAGTGATTGTGCCCTTTCCTTTAAGGACTGGGTCATCGACATCGATACTTCCAAGAACTGGAACTTCTCCAGGCTGATATGGTGGAAGGAACAGCTCATTTATCATTGCCAATTCATCTTGAGCAATTGTTTCCATCTCTAAAGGCACATGTTTGGCACTAAAAATTTCGGTATGGCCCTCTGCTCGGGAAGGAAAATGTGAGAGTTGTTCTATCGAAACTGGGTCGAAGAAGCCTGATGTTACAGAGGGCTTAGGCAAAACGGGGAGTTCAGATTTGTACTTCACTATCTGCCCCTTTGGAGATGAGTCAGATGTACTTGTTCCTTGTTTCTGATGTTTCacaaattttatcatttttccTGGGGAAGTGATACTGCTTCGCTCCTTTGCTTGCTTAAGACGAGCCAAAACAGCAGGGTTCTGGAACGTTTTAGCCAAGAATGCTACCATCTGCTTCTGCCGATTCTCTGCTCCTTTGAGCTTCTCATTAACTTCTTCCATATTGTGAAGCATATCTTTCTGTTCTTGCTGCAATTCAACAACTTCCATCATCATCAAACCTCTCTCTCTCCTTAGAAGTCCTATTTCACCTTCTAAAACACCTTGGTCGGTGTTGTTTTGTGAAACAAAAGAGCTGCCTATCTGCTGCTGAGATGACTGAGTTGATTTACGCCTGTGGATATTTTTCAATAGATGCCTCTTCCCCCTCATGAATCCTTCATTTGTGAACTCCCACTTTTCTGTATAGATTTTACGAAAGCCCTGCAAAAACCCAAAGAAATTGATCTAAAACTTACAAAGCCGTAGAAGGAAACAAATAGCAATCATCAAAACAACTTCCATGTCATGATTTGTACATCCACCTCAGTATATTTATCGGTAAGCCGTCATTCTATGCACATAATGATCCGTAGATTTTTACATTTAACATCAAATTTATGCAAGAAAATAGTTTGATGCATTAATTCCTACCCGTGGAGAGGGATATAGCTTACATCGTCTGCATGAACCAATTACGGTAGAAGGTTTAGTATGCTAAAAGAAGTCCAATGCTTCATCACTAAAATTCAAAAACAACAGCAACGTCTCAAAAACAAGTAGGAGACAGTCACTTCAAGATATCTAATTCAGACAGAATTTAGTCAAGAAATGAAATAGATCTGCAAGACACAAATAACTTATTTCCCATTCATGTGAAGAAACTGCTTTCAATTTCTACAAATGTCTAAACAAAATACATCACGAATACAGGAATTGTATCAAGAATCGAGATAGTCACAAATTAAAGACGAACATGAAACAGATACATCAGATGACATGAACACCAAAAATGTACATAACAGCAA is a window encoding:
- the LOC142551848 gene encoding uncharacterized protein LOC142551848, giving the protein MDLSDDLASCHQENLVHFKRKRMDPDDTVKSSWADGEFDSAPPTSDPIPVSPLFRFSEPLSSFSGVDSSQNEFMGGRSIEESVLMEDGTAGGYNLFESPQPLESIQGIPIPRFLSKTFELVDDPSLDAIISWGAKGDSLVVWDPVEFARLILPRNFKHDNFSSFVRQLNTYGFRKIYTEKWEFTNEGFMRGKRHLLKNIHRRKSTQSSQQQIGSSFVSQNNTDQGVLEGEIGLLRRERGLMMMEVVELQQEQKDMLHNMEEVNEKLKGAENRQKQMVAFLAKTFQNPAVLARLKQAKERSSITSPGKMIKFVKHQKQGTSTSDSSPKGQIVKYKSELPVLPKPSVTSGFFDPVSIEQLSHFPSRAEGHTEIFSAKHVPLEMETIAQDELAMINELFLPPYQPGEVPVLGSIDVDDPVLKGKGTITSWPQSNPGQSFVAFPKDITKGKSIPAFSKLRTESSFKQENVWNTGFEATAGMSRSSAHFWSNPTNSDARAFGFNEELLDAWDIESLQPGVESWQDQDYPFTQLQNQATDMKMDS